From Myxococcales bacterium, the proteins below share one genomic window:
- a CDS encoding MBL fold metallo-hydrolase, with translation MDVTFFGVRGSIASPGAETARVGGNTSTIEVRCGDRRIVLDAGTGLRALGQRMLAAGDERKLTLLLSHYHWDHIQGLPFFTPIYMPGTEIEVVGQKSGLLGVRDALELQMGAPVFPVRFGDLPSRIVPREVRPREQFDVGEARVRVARGNHPGGVLAYRIDFGGASLVYATDTEHYACLDPELFALAEGATMLVYDAQYTEAEYRAKVGWGHSTNVAAAELARASGVEQLVLFHHDPTRDDAGVAAMEAETQGLFAATVAAREGATFRLGRGGSPRKLVA, from the coding sequence ATGGACGTCACATTTTTCGGGGTTCGCGGGAGCATCGCGTCGCCAGGGGCCGAGACCGCCCGGGTAGGCGGCAACACGAGCACGATCGAGGTGCGCTGCGGGGATCGTCGGATCGTCCTCGACGCGGGGACGGGGCTCCGCGCCCTCGGGCAACGCATGCTCGCCGCGGGCGACGAGCGCAAGCTCACCCTCCTCCTCAGCCACTACCATTGGGATCACATCCAAGGGCTCCCGTTCTTCACCCCGATCTACATGCCCGGCACGGAGATCGAGGTCGTGGGTCAGAAGAGCGGCCTGCTCGGCGTGAGGGACGCGCTCGAGCTCCAGATGGGGGCCCCCGTCTTCCCCGTGCGCTTCGGCGATCTCCCGTCGCGCATCGTGCCGAGGGAGGTGCGCCCGCGCGAGCAGTTCGACGTCGGGGAGGCGCGCGTCCGTGTGGCTCGTGGCAATCATCCGGGCGGCGTGCTCGCGTACCGCATCGATTTCGGCGGAGCGAGCCTCGTCTACGCGACCGACACCGAGCACTACGCGTGTCTCGATCCCGAGCTCTTCGCGCTCGCCGAAGGCGCGACGATGCTCGTCTACGACGCGCAATACACCGAGGCCGAGTACCGCGCCAAAGTGGGGTGGGGGCACTCGACCAACGTGGCGGCGGCGGAGCTCGCGCGCGCCTCGGGGGTCGAGCAGCTCGTGCTCTTTCATCACGATCCGACGCGCGACGATGCGGGGGTCGCGGCCATGGAAGCGGAGACCCAGGGGCTCTTCGCGGCTACGGTGGCGGCGCGTGAGGGGGCGACCTTTCGCCTCGGCCGGGGAGGCTCGCCGAGGAAGCTCGTCGCGTGA
- a CDS encoding sigma-54-dependent Fis family transcriptional regulator, translating to MPSTGCESGRGSGNRTQVSRHLSLLVDLAALLGREVDLDAILRSACERVADALGAERATVWLVDADRGDLVSRVALMADLSSMRLPLGRGIAGWVAERGESARVARAADDPRFSSQVDEKTGFLTEAVLAVPIREEPAAPVRGVLQILNRKGGGPFDEDDERTLTVLARELGRALAMTTLRARDAAARGVTLRGPINRIVGTSPALLRVYEKVALAAKTPAHVLLRGETGTGKGLFARAIHANSARQARPFVVVDCTTLPPTLVESELFGHERGAFTGADRRVLGKVEQASGGTLFLDEIGDLTLESQGKLLRFLQENAYERVGGRETLRTDARIVAATHRDLERLVAEGRFRQDLYYRIRVVEIEMPPLRDRGRDETVELGRHFAETFARVYERPRPVFDPAFEAWLGTHTFPGNVRELEHAVESAVALSPDGVLRLPDEPRRDGAREASSATGAEAHVALAQGLRLDEVSRRYAEATLARVGGNKSEAARHLGVSRNTLARLLEAKKTK from the coding sequence ATGCCTTCGACCGGGTGTGAATCGGGGCGCGGCTCGGGTAATCGTACCCAGGTGTCGCGCCATCTCTCGCTCCTCGTCGATCTCGCCGCGCTCCTCGGTCGCGAGGTCGACCTCGACGCCATCCTGCGGAGCGCCTGCGAGCGCGTGGCCGACGCCCTCGGCGCCGAGCGCGCCACCGTGTGGCTCGTAGACGCCGATCGCGGGGACCTCGTGAGCCGCGTCGCGCTCATGGCCGACCTCTCGTCGATGCGGCTCCCGCTCGGGCGTGGCATCGCGGGCTGGGTCGCCGAGCGTGGCGAGTCGGCGCGCGTGGCGCGGGCCGCAGACGACCCGCGATTCTCCTCTCAAGTTGATGAAAAGACGGGGTTTTTGACGGAGGCGGTGCTCGCCGTTCCCATCCGTGAGGAGCCCGCCGCGCCCGTGCGTGGCGTGCTCCAAATCCTGAACCGCAAGGGCGGGGGACCTTTCGACGAGGACGACGAGCGGACACTCACGGTGCTCGCGCGCGAGCTCGGTCGCGCCCTCGCCATGACGACCCTGCGCGCGCGGGACGCTGCGGCTCGAGGCGTGACGCTGCGCGGGCCCATCAACCGCATCGTCGGGACGAGCCCCGCGCTCCTTCGCGTGTACGAGAAGGTGGCGCTCGCCGCCAAGACCCCCGCGCACGTGCTCCTGCGCGGCGAGACCGGCACTGGCAAGGGCCTCTTCGCCCGCGCGATCCACGCGAACTCGGCCCGTCAGGCGCGGCCGTTCGTCGTCGTCGATTGCACGACGTTGCCGCCGACGCTCGTCGAGAGCGAGCTCTTCGGTCACGAGCGCGGCGCGTTCACGGGCGCCGATCGCCGCGTCTTGGGCAAGGTGGAGCAGGCCTCCGGCGGGACGCTCTTCCTCGACGAGATCGGGGACCTCACGCTCGAGAGCCAGGGCAAGCTCCTGCGCTTCCTTCAAGAGAACGCGTACGAGCGCGTGGGCGGACGGGAGACCCTCCGGACCGACGCGCGCATCGTGGCGGCGACGCACAGAGACCTCGAGAGGCTCGTGGCCGAAGGGCGCTTTCGGCAGGATCTCTACTATCGAATCCGTGTGGTCGAGATCGAGATGCCGCCGCTCCGCGATCGCGGACGGGACGAGACCGTCGAGCTCGGGCGCCACTTCGCCGAGACGTTCGCACGGGTCTACGAGCGGCCGCGGCCCGTGTTCGACCCGGCGTTCGAGGCGTGGCTCGGCACGCACACGTTCCCGGGAAATGTGCGCGAGCTCGAGCACGCGGTCGAGAGCGCCGTCGCTCTGTCTCCGGACGGGGTGCTGCGGCTCCCGGACGAGCCACGCCGTGACGGCGCGCGCGAGGCGTCCTCCGCGACGGGGGCCGAGGCTCACGTCGCGCTCGCGCAAGGCCTCCGGCTCGACGAGGTCTCGAGGCGCTACGCGGAGGCCACGCTCGCCCGTGTGGGTGGGAACAAGTCCGAGGCCGCGCGCCATCTCGGGGTGTCCCGCAATACGCTCGCGCGCCTCTTGGAGGCGAAAAAGACGAAATGA
- a CDS encoding response regulator has product MKVLLADDSPVARYALLRELRKAGIEPACVGSVAEALAIDGTGLSCALLDLDLGDDKGTVVAEHLRKGQPDVPIAFFTSSRETVEAAAFGPVFTKPDELDRAIDWVRARLERA; this is encoded by the coding sequence ATGAAGGTCCTCCTCGCCGACGACTCTCCCGTGGCCCGGTACGCGCTGCTCCGCGAGCTGCGCAAGGCGGGGATCGAGCCTGCGTGCGTGGGCTCCGTGGCCGAGGCGCTCGCGATCGACGGGACCGGTCTCTCGTGCGCGCTCCTCGACCTCGACCTCGGTGACGACAAGGGCACCGTGGTGGCGGAGCACCTCCGCAAGGGGCAGCCCGACGTGCCCATCGCGTTTTTCACGTCGTCTCGCGAGACCGTCGAGGCCGCGGCCTTCGGACCGGTCTTCACGAAGCCCGACGAGCTCGACCGCGCGATCGACTGGGTGAGGGCCCGGCTCGAGCGCGCGTGA